In Neoarius graeffei isolate fNeoGra1 chromosome 17, fNeoGra1.pri, whole genome shotgun sequence, a single window of DNA contains:
- the LOC132864378 gene encoding E3 ubiquitin/ISG15 ligase TRIM25-like gives MAQASNSIPLDLYKCPLCLELLKDPMMLPCGRSFCKVCINDLWDQEDVKGVYSCPQCRETFPSKSVLRISSKVVRAVEMIKPYAASPAHCYAGPGDVECDSCIGRKRKAIKSCLVCLASYCEAHLKPHYQSPAFKKHKLVEACAELQEKICSEHHKPMEIFCRTDQSFICYLCMTDEHKGHDTVSTKAERTEKQPQNELKEEQMKSQQRIQEEQKKVQELKQTLDTIKSFPSLCVSPGCDDSPSFTVNQHLSFAGVRKSLSDLKKRNEEICEEEFNKIRPQASAVPMSLPSEPKSREDLVQYFCYLTLDPNTANRRLILSEKNRVVTHSRTEQRYSYHPQRFSAYTQVLCKESVHGRCYWEVEWSSCVSISVSYKEISKKGQANECLFGYNSQSWSLHCSSSSVSFWHNNIKTDLQGPASSRIGVYVDHSAGTLSFYSVSDTIRLLHRVHTTFTQPLYAGFRVWYNSSMKLCDPK, from the exons ATGGCACAGGCCAGTAATTCAATACCTCTTGACCTGTACAAATGTCCACTGTGTCTGGAACTCCTGAAGGATCCAATGATGCTCCCCTGTGGCCGCAGTTTCTGTAAGGTATGTATTAATGACTTGTGGGATCAGGAGGATGTGAAGGGTGTCTACAGCTGCCCCCAGTGCAGAGAGACTTTCCCTTCAAAGTCTGTTCTACGCATTAGCAGCAAGGTGGTTCGTGCTGTGGAGATGATTAAACCCTatgctgcttctcctgctcactgttacgctggacctggagatgtggagtgtgattcctGCATTGGAAGAAAACGCAAAGCCATTAAGTCCTGTCTGGTGTGTCTGGCCTCCTATTGTGAAGCTCATCTTAAACCTCACTATCAGTCTCCTGCCTTTAAGAAGCACAAGTTAGTTGAAGCCTGTGCAgagctccaagagaagatctgctctgaacaccACAAACCGATGGAGATCTTCTGTCGTACTGACCAAAGCttcatctgttatttgtgtatgACGGATGAACATAAAGGTCATGATACAGTTTCAACTAAAGCAGAAAGAACtgaaaaacag cctcagaatgagctaaaggaggagcagatgaaatcccagcagaggatccaggaggagcagaagaaggtgcaggagctgaaacagactCTGGACACTATTAAA agtttcccgtctctctgtgtttctcctggATGTGACGACTCACCCAGCTTCACTGTCAATCAACATCTCTCGTTTGCTGGAGTGAGGaaatctctctcagatctgaaaaaacgAAATGAGGaaatctgtgaggaggaattcaacaaaattcGTCCACAAG CTAGTGCAGTTCCGATGAGTTTACCCTCAGAACCAAAAAGCAGAGAAGATCTTGTGCAGT atttctgttatctgactctggatccaaacACAGCAAATCGTCGACTCATTCTCTCTGAGAAAAACAGAGTAGTGACACACAGTAGGACAGAACAACGATACTCTTATCATCCACAGAGATTTAGTGCTTAcactcaggtgttgtgtaaggagagtgtgcaTGGCCGCTGTTACTGGGAAGTGGAGTGGAGCAGTTGTGTatccatatcagtctcatataaagagatCAGCAAGAAAGGCCAGGCGAACGAATGTTTATTTGGATACAAcagtcagtcctggagtctgcatTGTTCTTCTTCCTCTGTCTCTTTCTGGCACAACAACATTAAGACTGATCTCCAAGGTCCAGcatcctccagaataggagtgtatgtggatcacagtgcaggaactctgtccttctacagcgtctctgacacaataaggctcctccacagagtccacaccacattcactcagcctctatacgctgggttcaGGGTGTGGTATAATTCATCTATGAAGTTATGTGATCCAAAATGA